The genomic segment AATCAGGCATTGGCTGTCCATCCCCACATCTTACCTCCTCCCCAGAGGGTGGCTTCTGAGCCACCCTAAAAAGAGCTAAGTTCTCTGGACTCTGGGGGAGCTTTAAGATGCTGGGGGTGGGTGACAGGGAAAGGGAAATTGCTGTAAGCTCTAAAGCACTGCTCTGCAATAGCATTTTCCATGATGATGCAAATGTTCTAAATCTGTGCCGTGCAATGCAGTAGCCGCTAGCTCCATGTGCCTACTGAGCGCTTAGAAGGTCGTGGCACTGAGgagcagaggtttttttttttttggccaagccatgaAGCTTGCGGGGTctgagttccccgaccagcgattgaaccccaGCCACAGCAGGGAAAGCGCCAAGTCccaacaactggaccgccagggaacagaatttttaactttttaacttaatttttaacagaattaattttccttaattttaactaatttacaTTCTAATAGGCatttggctagtggctactgtaatTGACAATGCAGCTCTAGGGCCTTGGGGATGAAGGATTCAGCTAGACAGTGATGGAGGGAAAGCAGGGATACCCTCCGCATCAGGCCCTgtgggatggggctggggtggaTGTCCTCAAGCAACCACAGAACACTCTCTTGTCTCTTTATTCCTCATGCATATCTGTCCCCTCTTTTTCTAAGTTGCTCTGAGCACACTGATATCCCCACTCCTTGATGGGCTCCGGTGAGTTGTTGGAGGTCTCTCGGTGAAGGCGCCTGGGAGACAGAGCTTCTCACTTGTCCCTGCCTGCTCTGAACTGTCTCTGGCGGGCGTCAAAGACCACATGCCCGAGCCGGGTGCCTGACGGGTGGTAGGGCTTCCAGCTGGTTTTGGGAGGCGTAGACATCTGGCGATGATTCTGGCAGGCTGGAGGAACTGTATCCTTGGGGTGGTACACCCAGCCTTGGCTGCCTGCTTGCTGGGAGGGTGATTGCAGCACAATCAGCATAGGTACCTCTGAGAAGGTTAGCAGGTCATTGCAGGCCACCTGAGCCTTGGGAGAGCGGCAGTTCTGCCTGGGTGGGATAGAAGTCCGTGGTATGTGCTGCCCTGCATCCTTGTGGAGGCCAGGATTTGGGATAAGGCATGAGTTGTTATGGAGGCCTGATCTCTGGGATAAGCCAGAGTATTGAGTAAGGGCTGGACCCTTATGGGGGCCAGGAAGCTTGTGGAGGCCTGGATCTTGAGCAAGGCCTGTGTTCTTGGGGAGGCCTGGGTCTTGGATAAGGCCTGGACTCTTGTGGGTGCCTGGGTTTGTGGTAAGGCCTGGGTTTCTGGAAACTCTGCAGACTTTGGAAAGGCCTGGGGTCCTTGGGAGGACAGAGCCTTGGTTGAGGTCTAGACTCTCATGAAGTTCAGGGGGTTGGGCCTGGCTTGGGGTTTGGGAAGTAGTGGATAACTGGGGAGGGATGGGGCCCTGGGAAGAGAGGACAGACTGAGAAGACTTGGAGGTTGGGGGCAAGGTGGGGGGTTGCATTAAGGTGGAgggcttctggtggttgctgtgTTGATGAAGGACCCAGGATCTGGGAGAAACAAGAGGCAGATAAAGAGTGCATGGTGGAGGCATGGTGCATGGTGACCTCTGGGCACTGTTTTGAGAATGGAAGTAAGGTTGGGAAGGTACAGCATCCTTGGAGTACAGGAATGTGGGGTAGACTGGAGTCTGGGGGTTCGTGTTTCTCTTCTCAGACCTGCAAGGATGGAAGCTGCAGTAAGGGAAGGTCTTGGACAGTACAAATTTGTCTTTGGAATCATTTGAGATCTTCCATTCCATATTCCCCAACTCCGGGTAACCCAGTATGGATCCTGTGGAGGGCTTAGCACTGTCCCCACTACATTGCTTGAGTGTTTGCTCTGCTGTACCAGAGCTCAGCAGACCATGCCTCTCTTGGGGCCTGGAGAGGGTACCCAAGTCCTTTCTGGAATACCCAGAGTTCTGAGGGGGACACACATGGAATAAGTTCTGCTTTACCCTGCGGGCATCACAGACTACATGGCCGGAGGAGAGGCCTTGGCTGAAGGCAGACAAGGTAGAGGAAATAGAACCTAggatgggggtaggggtggtggaagggactggAGTGGTCATCAGAGCCATGACCAGCGCTGGGACAGAGGTTGTGGCAGAGATCGGGACAGGGGCTGGTGTAGGGGCGAGGGCAGGAGTAGTAGCAGGGGCAGCAGTTGGGGGAGGGACCAGAGTGTTGGCATGGGTATAGGTCAGATGAGCATGGGTCAGGCTGCAGACAGAAGTGTGGCCCAGGGATTGGGCTGAGGCAGGTGAGGGGGCCTGGGCTTGGGCCTGGGCTGGAGTATGGGCTGAAGTATGCTCAGGGCCATGGAcctgggcagggctgtgctcaggggtgagggctggggagggggtctgGGCCTGGGGGGTGGTGTGCTCAGGGGGGTGGAATGTGGAGCAAGTCTGGACCTGAGGTGGGGC from the Delphinus delphis chromosome 19, mDelDel1.2, whole genome shotgun sequence genome contains:
- the LOC132414224 gene encoding LOW QUALITY PROTEIN: uncharacterized protein SPEM3-like (The sequence of the model RefSeq protein was modified relative to this genomic sequence to represent the inferred CDS: deleted 1 base in 1 codon; substituted 1 base at 1 genomic stop codon), which produces MGEGTCYTAEPAPSPEPRKCQDQEDLIPLLLLSLIFFIVGINVVTMLWRHLKRFLRALFNRIFPKDKQASCVDSHRMRRRCCVDPKKPRSRVSSRLRHRPSFLLGQPNHPDSWIRDKKDEKASKYCRMPPQCGRAGASTQVPRRLWKERTCSRGHAHEHTSTRAQAFSLVHPTGNTPAKAQTFSSTHASEHAPPQVQTCSTFHPPEHTTPQAQTPSPALTPEHSPAQVHGPEHTSAHTPAQAQAQAPSPASAQSLGHTSVCSLTHAHLTYTHANTLVPPPTAAPATTPALAPTPAPVPISATTSVPALVMALMTTPVPSTTPTPILGSISSTLSAFSQGLSSGHVVCDARRVKQNLFHVCPPQNSGYSRKDLGTLSRPQERHGLLSSGTAEQTLKQCSGDSAKPSTGSILGYPELGNMEWKISNDSKDKFVLSKTFPYCSFHPCRSEKRNTNPQTPVYPTFLYSKDAVPSQPYFHSQNSAQRSPCTMPPPCTLYLPLVSPRSWVLHQHSNHQKPSTLMQPPTLPPTSKSSQSVLSSQGPIPPQLSTTSQTPSQAQPPELHESLDLNQGSVLPRTPGLSKVCRVSRNPGLTTNPGTHKSPGLIQDPGLPKNTGLAQDPGLHKLPGPHKGPALTQYSGLSQRSGLHNNSCLIPNPGLHKDAGQHIPRTSIPPRQNCRSPKAQVACNDLLTFSEVPMLIVLQSPSQQAGSQGWVYHPKDTVPPACQNHRQMSTPPKTSWKPYHPSGTRLGHVVFDARQRQFRAGRDKXEALSPRRLHRETSNNSPEPSRSGDISVLRAT